The genomic region CATCCGAACCGCTTCCTGTTCCCCACATGATCGGCAAAAGTCCTACGATTGTGGTAGTTACTGTCATCATCTTTGGTCGAATCCGTTTGACGGCGCCGTGGTAGATGGCCTCCTTCAGGTCGCCGGTTGTATTCATGCGTTTTTCGCCGGTCCACTTGGCTTGGGCCAAGTCGAGGTAGAGCAACATCACAACCCCCGTCTCGGCGTCCAGGCCGGCGAGCGCGAGAATTCCCACCCACACGGCGATGCTGAAATTGAAGCCGAGGATATAGATGAGCCAGATGGCGCCTACGAGTGAGAACGGAACCGCCAGGAAGACAATGATCGTTTTGGTGACGGATTTTGTATTCAAATACAGAACCACAAAAATGATCAGAATCGTCATCGGAACAACGACCATCAGGCGCTGTTGAGCCCGCTGCATGTATTCGTACTGGCCGCTCCAGGTGATGGTGTAGCCTGCCGGGATCTCCACCTTCTCGGCGACGGCCCTGCGGGCCATATCCACATAGGTTCCGACGTCGATGTCTTTGATATCGACGTAGATCCAGGCATTCGGCCGCGAGTTTTCGGTTTTGATTGAGGGCGCGGCTTTTTCGAAATAAATATCCGCCAACTGAGCCAAAGGAATCTGTTGGCCCATCGGGGTCGGCACGAGAACCCGCTTCAACGATTCTACGTCGTCGCGAAGCTCGCGACTGTAGCGCAGGTTGATCGGGTACCGCTCCAGGCCCTCGATGGTGGTGCTGATGTTCATTCCCCCTACGGCTGACTGCAGGACATCCTGCACGTCGCCGACTGTCAGGCCGTAGCGCGAGATTTCATCTCGATTGATCTTAAAGTTGAGGTAATTTCCTCCGAACACGCGCTCAGAATAGGCGCTCAGTGTTCCGGGAACCTGCCGCACCACTGCCTCGACTTCGCGGCCCACCTCCTCGAGCGTGCGCAGGTCGGGCCCGCCTATTTTAATGCCCACAGGGGTCTTGATGCCGGTGCTGAGCATGTCGATTCTGGTCTTGATCGGCATGGTCCACGCATTGGTGACGCCCGGAAACTGGATTGCAGCGTCGAGTTCGCTGATCAGCTTTTCGGGGTTCATACCCGGCCGCCATTCGCTCTCGGGCTTCAGCGTGATGGTGGTTTCGATCATGCTCAAGGGCGCCGGGTCGGTTGCTGTATCGGCCCTCCCGATCTTCCCGAAAACGTTTTCGACCTCGGGAAACTGCTTGATGATCTTGTCGGTCTGCTGGAGTATCTCTCGCGCTTTCGTTGTGGAGATGCTGGGGAGAGTTGTCGGCATGTAGAGCAGGTCGCCTTCGTAGAGCGGCGGCATGAACTCGCGCCCGATGAGCTTGTAAGGAATAATGGTCAGTGCCATGATGGCGATAGCCGCGAAGAGAACCAATTTGCGGTACTTCAGCACGAAGTGCAGCAGCGGCGAGTACAGCCAGATCAGGAATCGACTGACCGGATGGCGCTCCTCCGGGTGAATTTTTCCCCGAATCCAGTAACCCATGAGCACCGGCACGAGGGTGATCGCCAACAACGAGGAGGCTCCCATTGCGTATGTCTTGGTGAATGCCAGCGGTTTGAACAGCCGCCCCTCCTGCGCCTGGAGGGCGAAGATCGGCAGGAAGGAGAGCGTGATCACGAGGAGCGAATAGAAGAGCGTGGGACCGACTTCGACGGAAGCGTCCCGGATGATGTCCCAGTGCGGTTTTTCGCCGCCGTCTCTTTCGATGTGCTTGTGGGCGTTTTCTATCATGACGATGGCGGCGTCAACCATCGCCCCAATGGCAATAGCGATACCGCCGAGGGACATGATGTTCGAATTGATGCCTTGCTGCCTCATGATGATGAACGAGATGAGTATGGCCACCGGCAGGGTGAAGATGGCGACGAGCGAGCTGCGCAGATGGAAGAGGAAAATGCCGCAGACAATGGCGACGATGATCATTTCCTCGGTCAGTTTCTCGCGCAGATTGTGAATCGCCCGCTCGATCAGGTCGGAGCGATCATATGCGACATGTATCTCCACATCGGGCGGAAGACCTTCCTTCAGGCTGGCCAGCTTCTCCTTCACGTTTTTAATCACGTCGAGCGCGTTGGCGCCGTATCTGATGATAACTATGCCCCCGACCGTTTCGCCTTCACCATTCCATTCGGCGATGCCGCGCCGGATGTCGGGGCCGATCCCCACGTTCGCTACATCCTGAACCAGAACAGGCGTCCCATTCATGTCGACGTCTACAACTACCTTCTTCAGATCATCCACGTTCTGAATATAGCCGAGCCCGCGCACCATGAATTCCTTCTCGGACATTTCTATAACACGGCCGCCGACATCGTTGTTGCTGCGCTGGATCGCGTTTTTTATTTTGCTGAGCGGAAGATTGTAGGCAAGCAGCTTCACCGGGTCAACCGTCACCTGATATTGCTTTGTGAATCCGCCGATGCTGGCGACTTCGGACACGCCTTCGACGCTTGTCAGCTCATACTTGAGATACCAGTCCTGGATGGAGCGCAGTTGGCTGAGATCGCGCTGGTCCGAAGTGAGCGCGTACATGAAGGCCCAGCCGACGCCTGTAGCGTCGGGCCCGAGGGAAGGCGTGACGCCTTTGGGCAATCTGCCGGAAACGTAATTCAGGTACTCGAGCACCCGGCTGCGCGCCCAGTACATGTCGGTGCCGTCTTCGAAGATGACATACACAAAGGAGAATCCAAAGAAAGAATATCCGCGCACCACCTTGGCGTACGGCACCGCGAGCATCTGCGTCGTGATCGGGTAAGTTATCTGGTCCTCGACCACGCGCGGCGCCTGGCCCGGATACTCCGTATAGATGATTACCTGCACGTCGCTGAGATCGGGTATTGCATCGAGGGGGATTGTGGTGATGGAATAGATCCCCGCGGCAATGACGAACAGCGTCGCCAGGATGACCATGAATCTATTTTTCAGCGACCACTCTATTATCCTTGCCAGCACTGTTCAATCAATACTTTCCTGCAGGTTTTCAACTACTTCACCGCAATTCAGCATGGCCGAGCCGTAATAGGGATTCCTTACTTCCTCCGAGTCCTGTATCCATTTCTCCTTGAGCATAGGACATTCGATAATGACATAGGTGTCCTGCATCGGCGCCTTATATGTCTCGAAGATCGCCACAAGCGCGCGGCTTACTTCCTTGAACGACTCGCGCGCCTGGTCCACGTCATCCGCTTTCATTGATTTCGCCGCTTGCTGGAGCGTTACCAGACGCGATTGCAAGTCAGCACTGGCGGCGACGTCAGCGGCTTTAGCGGCGGCGCCGGCCAGTTTTTCGGAATACTGCGAAACGCCCTCTTTCGAGTCGGCGGCAAGTGTGCGCCAAAGCGGCAGATATGATTCGACCACCTGGTTCAGCGCTGCGCGCGTCTGCGGTTCATCAATGATGCTTTTCTTTTCCTCCATCGCCGCGTGATCGGACTGCTCCGTATCCATTGATTCAGTTGCG from Candidatus Abyssobacteria bacterium SURF_5 harbors:
- a CDS encoding efflux RND transporter permease subunit encodes the protein MIEWSLKNRFMVILATLFVIAAGIYSITTIPLDAIPDLSDVQVIIYTEYPGQAPRVVEDQITYPITTQMLAVPYAKVVRGYSFFGFSFVYVIFEDGTDMYWARSRVLEYLNYVSGRLPKGVTPSLGPDATGVGWAFMYALTSDQRDLSQLRSIQDWYLKYELTSVEGVSEVASIGGFTKQYQVTVDPVKLLAYNLPLSKIKNAIQRSNNDVGGRVIEMSEKEFMVRGLGYIQNVDDLKKVVVDVDMNGTPVLVQDVANVGIGPDIRRGIAEWNGEGETVGGIVIIRYGANALDVIKNVKEKLASLKEGLPPDVEIHVAYDRSDLIERAIHNLREKLTEEMIIVAIVCGIFLFHLRSSLVAIFTLPVAILISFIIMRQQGINSNIMSLGGIAIAIGAMVDAAIVMIENAHKHIERDGGEKPHWDIIRDASVEVGPTLFYSLLVITLSFLPIFALQAQEGRLFKPLAFTKTYAMGASSLLAITLVPVLMGYWIRGKIHPEERHPVSRFLIWLYSPLLHFVLKYRKLVLFAAIAIMALTIIPYKLIGREFMPPLYEGDLLYMPTTLPSISTTKAREILQQTDKIIKQFPEVENVFGKIGRADTATDPAPLSMIETTITLKPESEWRPGMNPEKLISELDAAIQFPGVTNAWTMPIKTRIDMLSTGIKTPVGIKIGGPDLRTLEEVGREVEAVVRQVPGTLSAYSERVFGGNYLNFKINRDEISRYGLTVGDVQDVLQSAVGGMNISTTIEGLERYPINLRYSRELRDDVESLKRVLVPTPMGQQIPLAQLADIYFEKAAPSIKTENSRPNAWIYVDIKDIDVGTYVDMARRAVAEKVEIPAGYTITWSGQYEYMQRAQQRLMVVVPMTILIIFVVLYLNTKSVTKTIIVFLAVPFSLVGAIWLIYILGFNFSIAVWVGILALAGLDAETGVVMLLYLDLAQAKWTGEKRMNTTGDLKEAIYHGAVKRIRPKMMTVTTTIVGLLPIMWGTGSGSDVMKRIAAPMVGGLVTSLLLELTIYPIIYYIWKSRSLKKGDPTTW